Proteins encoded by one window of Actinomycetota bacterium:
- a CDS encoding NAD(P)-binding protein, producing MTHPLETDYLVVGAGAMGMAFTDALIDHADAHVTLVDRRHGAGGHWLDAYPFVQLHQASVFYGVASTALGSGALQLTGPEKGLGERARRSEVLAYFDEVLHRRFVGTGRVTFLGASDYRREGSAHRVTSLVSGESVDVKVRRRVVDATYLSPRVPATTPAPFEVADGVDVVPVNRLATLTASPTRFVIVGSGKTATDAIVWLLVNGVGPDRIVWVRPRDPWMLNRAVVQPDPVVGLGLVGETMEAAAASTSLDDLFLRLEAAGVMLRVDPGVLPTMAKTPTLGQWELDLLRTVEDVVRLGRVRRVNRDEVVLDRGSFALSPGSLVVHCAASGLSYPPLVPIWGADDIKLQTVRAGFPCFGAALIGYVEATRDDDRERNRLCPPNALPDSPGSWARMIVRGTMASRAQSAEPDIAAWANGCLLNPTRIDPSRRDDPDVRAATDRLAETVEQGLVNLVRLAYEAEKAARSARPGPSG from the coding sequence GTGACGCACCCGCTGGAGACCGACTACCTGGTCGTGGGGGCGGGGGCTATGGGCATGGCCTTCACCGACGCCCTGATCGACCACGCCGACGCCCACGTCACGCTCGTCGACCGCCGTCACGGGGCCGGCGGCCACTGGCTCGACGCCTACCCGTTCGTCCAGCTGCACCAGGCGTCGGTGTTCTACGGGGTCGCATCGACCGCCCTGGGCAGCGGCGCCCTCCAGCTGACCGGGCCGGAGAAGGGGCTCGGCGAGCGGGCCCGCAGGTCCGAGGTCCTGGCGTACTTCGACGAGGTCCTGCACCGCCGCTTCGTGGGCACGGGACGGGTCACCTTCCTCGGGGCCAGCGATTACCGCCGGGAGGGCTCGGCCCACCGGGTGACCTCGCTGGTCTCGGGGGAGAGCGTGGACGTCAAGGTGCGCCGCCGGGTCGTGGACGCCACCTACCTGTCCCCGCGGGTCCCGGCTACGACGCCCGCGCCGTTCGAGGTGGCCGACGGGGTCGACGTGGTCCCGGTCAACCGGTTGGCCACGCTGACGGCCAGTCCCACTCGCTTCGTGATCGTCGGTTCGGGCAAGACGGCCACCGACGCGATCGTGTGGCTGCTAGTCAACGGCGTGGGCCCCGACCGGATCGTGTGGGTGCGCCCACGGGACCCGTGGATGCTCAACCGGGCCGTGGTGCAACCCGACCCGGTCGTGGGCCTCGGGCTGGTGGGCGAGACGATGGAGGCGGCCGCGGCGTCCACGTCGCTCGACGACCTGTTCCTGCGCCTCGAAGCTGCGGGTGTGATGCTCCGGGTCGACCCCGGCGTGCTGCCCACCATGGCCAAGACCCCGACCCTCGGCCAATGGGAGCTCGACCTGCTGCGCACGGTCGAGGATGTCGTGCGTCTCGGGCGGGTGCGGCGCGTGAACCGTGACGAGGTCGTGCTCGACCGGGGATCGTTCGCGCTCAGTCCCGGCTCGCTCGTCGTTCACTGCGCGGCCTCCGGGCTGAGCTACCCGCCGCTGGTCCCCATCTGGGGCGCCGACGACATCAAGCTCCAGACGGTCCGGGCCGGCTTCCCGTGCTTCGGGGCGGCGCTGATCGGCTACGTCGAAGCCACCCGTGACGACGACCGTGAGCGCAACCGCCTGTGCCCGCCCAACGCCCTTCCCGACAGCCCGGGGAGCTGGGCGCGGATGATCGTTCGGGGGACCATGGCGTCGCGCGCCCAGTCCGCCGAACCCGACATCGCCGCTTGGGCCAACGGCTGCCTCCTCAACCCGACCCGCATCGACCCCTCCCGGCGTGACGACCCCGACGTGAGGGCGGCCACCGACCGGCTGGCCGAGACCGTCGAGCAGGGCCTCGTCAACCTGGTACGGCTGGCCTACGAGGCCGAGAAAGCGGCTCGGTCCGCCCGCCCCGGCCCTTCCGGGTAG
- the tadA gene encoding tRNA adenosine(34) deaminase TadA, producing the protein MGDEVGDEVAMKLALAEAALAPGHGDVPVGAVALVAGEVVASRHNERELLGDPTAHAELLALRDAAAVAGGWRLTAVTLVVTLEPCPMCAGALVAARLGRLVFGAYDPKAGACGSLYNLCSDPRLNHEVPLVGGVLANESSSLLTTFFAARRRQ; encoded by the coding sequence ATGGGCGACGAGGTCGGTGACGAGGTCGCCATGAAGCTGGCCCTGGCCGAGGCGGCCCTCGCCCCCGGCCACGGCGACGTGCCCGTCGGGGCCGTGGCCCTGGTGGCCGGCGAGGTCGTCGCCAGCCGCCACAACGAGCGGGAACTGCTCGGTGACCCCACGGCCCACGCCGAGCTGCTGGCCCTGCGCGACGCCGCCGCGGTCGCCGGCGGGTGGCGGCTCACGGCCGTGACCCTGGTCGTCACCCTCGAACCGTGCCCCATGTGCGCCGGTGCCCTCGTGGCCGCCCGCCTCGGCCGCCTGGTCTTCGGGGCCTACGACCCCAAGGCCGGAGCCTGTGGCTCGCTCTACAACCTGTGCTCGGACCCCCGCCTCAACCATGAGGTCCCGCTGGTCGGCGGAGTGCTGGCGAACGAGTCCAGTAGCCTCCTGACGACCTTCTTCGCCGCCCGCCGCAGGCAGTAG